A genomic segment from Leptolyngbya boryana PCC 6306 encodes:
- a CDS encoding DNA cytosine methyltransferase, protein MEDARSQLFLEYVRILKDKQRLFFLTENVSGMRRKTSSCVAFNHYER, encoded by the coding sequence ATCGAGGATGCAAGAAGTCAGCTTTTTCTAGAGTATGTTCGGATTCTGAAAGATAAGCAACGGCTCTTTTTCCTGACTGAAAATGTCTCTGGAATGCGGCGAAAAACATCTTCATGCGTTGCTTTCAATCATTACGAGCGTTGA
- a CDS encoding DNA cytosine methyltransferase — protein MVRPNDGLHLSSTIGSLFPGCGDLDLGFNQPGFQTIWANEFDKSIWETYEKKLS, from the coding sequence TTGGTTAGACCGAACGATGGGCTGCACCTATCAAGCACGATCGGTTCTCTATTTCCAGGTTGTGGGGACTTAGATTTAGGATTTAACCAACCTGGATTTCAGACGATTTGGGCAAATGAGTTCGATAAGAGTATTTGGGAAACTTACGAAAAAAAATTATCCTGA
- the glyQ gene encoding glycine--tRNA ligase subunit alpha, which yields MNFQSVISTLNQFWAERGCLVVQPYDTEKGAGTKSPHTFLRAIGPEPWAVAYVEPCRRPGDGRYGENPNRVQHYYQYQVLIKPSPDNIQEIYLESLKALGISPEDHDIRFVEDNWEDAAVGAWGVGWEVWLDGMEVTQFTYFQQCGGLDCRPVSIEITYGLERLTMYLQGVNSIFDIQWNDEITYGDVHLQGEIECSTYNFEASNPELLFTLFKLFEQEAEQLMQRGLVLPAYDQVLKCSHTFNLLDARGVISVTERARYIGRVRNLARQVAQLYLKQREKLGFPLLKREKVEAV from the coding sequence GTGAATTTTCAGTCTGTGATTTCGACGCTCAATCAGTTTTGGGCGGAGCGGGGATGTTTGGTGGTGCAACCTTACGATACGGAGAAGGGGGCAGGTACGAAGAGTCCGCATACGTTTTTGAGAGCGATCGGGCCTGAGCCTTGGGCGGTTGCCTATGTGGAACCTTGTCGTCGTCCGGGAGATGGGCGGTATGGGGAGAATCCGAATCGGGTGCAACATTATTATCAGTATCAAGTGCTGATTAAGCCATCGCCTGACAATATTCAAGAGATTTATTTAGAGTCGCTGAAGGCGTTGGGGATTTCGCCGGAGGATCACGATATTCGGTTTGTGGAGGATAACTGGGAGGATGCGGCGGTTGGCGCTTGGGGAGTCGGTTGGGAAGTTTGGTTGGATGGTATGGAGGTGACGCAGTTCACTTATTTCCAACAGTGTGGAGGATTGGATTGCCGTCCGGTTTCGATCGAGATTACATATGGTCTGGAACGACTGACGATGTATCTACAAGGGGTGAACTCGATTTTCGATATTCAATGGAATGATGAGATCACTTATGGTGATGTGCATCTGCAAGGGGAAATTGAGTGTTCGACTTATAATTTTGAGGCATCGAATCCGGAACTCTTGTTTACGCTGTTTAAGTTGTTTGAGCAGGAGGCGGAGCAGTTGATGCAGCGTGGGTTGGTGTTGCCTGCTTACGATCAGGTGCTAAAGTGCTCGCACACGTTTAATTTGCTGGATGCGCGTGGGGTGATTTCGGTGACGGAACGGGCGCGATATATTGGGCGCGTGCGGAATTTGGCGCGGCAGGTGGCGCAGCTTTATTTGAAACAGCGGGAGAAGTTAGGGTTTCCGCTGTTGAAAAGGGAGAAGGTTGAGGCGGTTTAA